CCTCCCTCTGGAgtatctttgtgaccttggagtTTTAAGGCTTTGTGGCCCTTGAAATGGTTCCCTGAGTGTGGAAACCTGACTTTCCTAATTTTTATGGGATGCAGAGACACTGGATGTTTCTGATCTTTCTGAACAGAGTATTTTAGgtctttttcatttgtgttttatagAAGAACTATAAATGAACAGAATATTGCTATGCtttgtctattctttttcatattttacacCTGTCCCATTATTGAATTATAAAACCAATTTATTGAATACCGCCAGCAGAtttcaatgaaatgaaatagGGTAGAAAATACTAGAACTCCTTAGGAAGAATGGCGCACACTGCAGCAAAAACTGGCCAATTTCTTGACTGATGTGAGAACTAATGGGAGGAGATTTAATGAAAACAGACAATAGTTTAAAATAGATTATTCAAACTTGGTTTTCATAATATGTATCTATGCATGTGTGTCTGGGTTATGAAATAAATGGTGTTTCTTTACTGAGTCACAATTTAAATAAaggtttgaaaaacactgctggccgggcgtggtggctcaagcctgtaatcccagcactttgggaggccgagacgggtggatcacgaggtcaggagatcgagaccatcctggctaacacggtgaaaccccgtctctactaaaaaaatacaaaaaactagccgggcgaggtggtgggtgcctgtagtcccagctactcgggaggctgaggcaggagaatggcgtgaacctgggaggcggagcttgcagtgagctgcgatccggccactgcactccagcctgggcgagagagccatactccgtctcaaaaaaaaaaaaaaaaaaagaaaaacactgcttTCAGTGTCTTGAATATGCAGTTGCAGCTCAGATTTCCAGTGTATTTTAACTCTAATATGTTCATTTTCAACTTGTGATTTGGCATTTTCACAGGGCATCAACCCTTCAAACAAGATGTATCACCTATAGAAAGAAATGAGCAGCTTTGGATAGTGACGACAGCAACCCAAAGACAGAGAAATTTAGGTAAAAACCAAACAGTTGTGAGTGCTTATAGTTAACTGTCCATCTGCTTTGCTTTTCATCAGCCTTGTTGCCATCACCTGGTCCAAATTGCCACATCTCTTTCCTGGATTATTGCAACACCCTTCATACCGCTTGCCCTGCTCCCACCCCTCTCCTCTTACAGTCTGTTTTCTAAGTGACAGCCAAAGTGAGTTTTTGTTACCTTGTGTCAGACTATGTTGCTGTTCTGCTCAAAATTATCTGTAACTTATTTTACATAGAGTAAAATCCACTTAATGTGACTGACAGAGTCCTACATGGTGTGCTCTTCATCCCCCACTACCTCTCTAAATATATCTcgtatactctctctctctctctgaattcCAGCCACATTGTCCTCCCTCTTGCTTTTCAGACCTATCAAGGATGCTTCTGCCTCACAGCCCTGTGTGTgttcttctctctgcctgaaatAATATTTCACCTATAAGCCTTCTGgtcttttcctcattcagttCTTTGCTCAGCTTTAGTATTATAAGAAAGGCCTCCTCTGACCACCCTATTAAAAACACAGTCTTTTCCTTTACTCTCTGTGCACTGCCTTATATTGTGTGTAAGCACTGATCATCACCTCATATATGCTTTCGTTTAGTGACTTACCACCTGTGTCTCCTCACTGGAGTGTAATCTCCAGGAGGGGAGGAATTTTATCTATTTGTTGCTGTCTCTTCAGTACTTAGAATAGTCCTAGTATATGGCAGAGACACTATAAACattagttgaataaataaatgagttaatggaAATCTGTCTTCCATGGAGCTAATAGGTGGTGAACAAATCAGCATAAATAAGGGATATTGCAAAGTATTTTTTGTCTTCCAATAAATTCCTAATCtaatttaatttctctttgtGTATGAGTGTCTGTGTTTGTATATTTGCATGTGTTTGCCTGTCTATACAAGTTGACCCATATCTTAGGGAACCTAGCATCATAGCTGTAACCAAACTGAATAACATGCTTTCCTTACGACTTTCTTTGAGTATTTGTAGCAGAGCATATTCATCGGGGAgggaatattttcaaatacagacttttattttctatttcttaggtATTCCCCCATAGAAGGGAATAAAATTCGATTTTCTTATCCATtatatcaggaaagaaaaagtaaaactaaaagtcAGGACATGAGCATTAGCCTTTTCCTTAAAAAGTTTGCACAGTTGGCATCCCATTTGCTTCTTCCAAAGTCCACtctcataaaaagaaatggatcTTACATTGTTGCCTCTCAAACATTTATATTGTGTAGGCTTATATGTATGTCTTTAGAAGGCCTTTTATGTAATGACACCATTACTGCTTGTGATTATTCTGATATGATactttatctgatttttttcctaaatatcacaagctattaaatttatttcacgATTCACTAATAGACCACTTTGtcaatttggaaaacattcttgTTAAAGACAAATATATCTACATCTAGAAACTTTCCATACCTTTCTTTCAAAGAGACAACATTCTTTGCTAACCTTCCAATTTTGACTCAATGCAAAAGCCTTAGAAGGATCCAGTGCATAGGTCTTCATGCTTTGCTTTCACCCCAAGTGATTATcacctttgatttttctcttcagcaATAACTCACTTGGTGTACCCCTGCCTCAGGTACAGCTTTTCAACTTTGCAGCAAAACTGTACTTTCcagttctttttctatttcacatACCTTACTTGTAAAAGCTCTTTTGCTCTATGACCTGGCTCAAACTTAAACTTGGATTTGAAGTTAGAAGAACTATCAGAAGTCAAACAAGGATTCATACATGCATACATTCCTTGAGTGACTGTTAATAACTGCCATGCAATAACTTCTGGGCTGTGGTTGTAAACTGTGAGCACTACAAAATGTTTTTCCTTATTGATACCATATTATGGTAGGAAAGACATGGGATTAAAAATTTAGTATGTCAGTAGTTGTGTTTTTAAATGGGTTTCATTAGTGCTTAGCAATTGGGAGCTTGGTGGACCATCTCTTGGTTTCTGTCAGTATGTAAACCAGAAACTTCAAATGTGTTGAAAAAGATGAGCAGAACTATCCCGAGGCTCATTAAAGTCTTTTAATCTGTCCTCAGTGAGAAATCTTAAATCTTTGAACAAAAAAATTCACTGTCTATCTCTCTGAATTCTTTGTCCTTacaggagagaaaaatcaaagtaagTTAGTGACTATTCAAGACAGAGAATCAGAAGAAGAGCTTTCTTGCTGGCAAATCTGGCAACAAATTGCAAATGACTTAACCAGGTGTCAAGACTCCATGATCAATAATTCTCAATTTCACAAACAAGGTGATTTCCCTTGCCAGGTAGGGGCAGAACTGTCTGTTCAAATTTCCGAAGATGAGAACTATACAGTAAATAAAGCAGATGGTCCCAGTGATACTGGGAATCCAGAGTTTCCTATCTTGAGAACCCAGGATTCTTGGAGGAAAACATTCCTGACTGAGTCACAGAGATTGAACAGAGATCAGCAaatttccataaaaaataaattatgtcaaTGTAAGAAGGGTGTTGATCCCATCAGTTGGATTTCACATCATGATGGTCATAGAGTACACAAAAGTGACAAGTCTTATAGACCCAATGATTACAAAAAAGACAACATGAAGATTTCGACATTGGATCAGAATAGCATGATTCACACAGGACAGAAATCTTACCAGTGTAATGAGTGTAAAAAACCCTTCAGTGATCTCTCCAGCTTTGATCTTCATCAGCAGTTACAATCAGGAGAGAAGTCTCTTACATGTGTTGAACGTGGAAAAGGCTTCTGTTACAGCCCAGTTCTTCCTGTTCATCAGAAAGTACATGTGGGAGAAAAACTTAAGTGTGATGAGTGTGGTAAGGAATTCAGTCAGGGCACTCATCTACAGACCCATCAGAAAGTCCACGTGATagagaaaccatacaaatgtaaGCAATGTGGGAAAGGTTTCAGTCGTAGATCAGCACTTAATGTTCATTGTAAGGTCCACACGGGAGAGAAACCTTATAATTGTGAGGAGTGTGGGAGGGCCTTCAGTCAGGCCTCTCATCTTCAGGACCATCAGAGACtccacactggggagaagccATTCAAATGTGATGCATGTGGTAAGAGCTTCAGTCGGAATTCACATCTTCAGTCCCATCAAAGAgttcatacaggagagaaaccatacaaatgtgaGGAGTGTGGTAAGGGCTTCATTTGTAGCTCAAATCTTTACATTCATCAGAGAGTCCACACAGGagaaaaaccctataaatgtGAGGAATGTGGTAAAGGCTTTAGTCGGCCTTCAAGTCTTCAGGCCCATCAGGGAGTCCACACTGGAGAGAAGTCATACATATGTACTGTATGTGGGAAAGGCTTTACTCTGAGTTCAAATCTTCAAGCCCATCAGAGAgtccacactggagagaagccataCAAATGCAGTGAGTGTGGGAAGAGCTTCAGGAGGAACTCCCATTATCAAGTTCATCTAGTGgtccacacaggagagaaaccctacaaatgtgagaTATGTGGGAAGGGCTTCAGTCAAAGTTCATATCTTCAAATCCATCAGAAGGCCCACAGTGTAGAGAAACCTTTTAAGTGTGAGGAGTGTGGGCAGGGTTTCAATCAGAGCTCACGACTTCAGATTCACCAGCTGATCCATAAGGGtgagaaaccatacaaatgtgaAGAGTGTGGCAAGGGATTTAGTCGTAGAGCAGATCTTAAAATTCACTGTAGGatccacacaggagagaaaccataTAATTGTGAGGAGTGTGGGAAGGTCTTCAGGCAGGCCTCAAATCTTTTGGCCCATCAGAGAGTCCACAGTGGAGAAAAACCATTCAAATGTGAAGAGTGTGGGAAGAGTTTTGGTCGGAGTGCACATCTTCAAGCCCATCAAAAAGTCCACACTGGAGAAAAGCCATACAAATGTGATGAGTGTGGGAAGGGCTTCAAGTGGAGCTTGAATCTTGACATGCATCAGAGGGTGCACACGGGAGAAAAACCATATAAATGTGGGGAGTGTGGTAAGTACTTCAGTCAGGCATCAAGTCTTCAACTTCATCAGAGTgtccacacaggagagaaaccatacaaatgtgaTATGTGTGGTAAAGTCTTCAGTCGGTCTTCACAACTACAGTCTCATCAGAGAGTTCACACTGGGGAAAAACCTTATAAATGTGAGATATGTGGTAAGAGCTTCAGTTGGCGATCGAATCTTACAATTCATCACAGAATCCATGTTGGTGATAAATCCTATAAAAATAATAGGGGTGGTAAGAACATCAGAGAAtccacacaggaaaaaaaatccataaaatgaTTATTTGTGAAGACTCGTGTCATTTGAATTCTTCCAATTATCAAGTCTCAGAAAATTACTAAAGTCAGTGTTTCAGCCATAGCTTGTCTTGTCCCAGTGgttcaaagacaataaaacaaTCTTTATGATTAGCATAGCAAGGGCTTTAGTCAGAACCTTGACCTTTATAAAATGTCACTTAGAAGAGGGGTGTTAGAGTAAGATTTTTCTCAGGCCTTTTACAACATGGTGGACATGCCAAAATTGTGTCCACTAGGATGTTAACTCCATAAAGGCGGAGACTTTGTTCACTACTGAATCTACATAATCTTACCATTGCCATATACTTCACAGGTGCTCAATATTTGTTAATaggaaacatttttgaaaattatgttgAGATCACCTCCAGAATATCTTGAATTTGTAAACAGGAAACAAAGTAGCCTTAATAAGATTTAAGTCAGACAATTGAAATGTAGAAAACCACTCAATACTGAACTCTCCAATGTTAAGTTGATATTGTCTTGTGATTAGATCCTGTCTTTTAGCCTCACTAATCAAGTTGAGTACTATCTTCCCAGACGTCTAGTTTTCTACTGGTTTTATGTAGTATAGATTCAATTATCTTTTGTAAGAGATAACTTTGTTCATCTTGTAATAAGTGGATGCTACATACTACACTTATGTTTTCAACACTGTTAAGGCAGGGGTTTAAGTGTCAGAGTTGCTAATGACAAACATTTTTTAGTAGATGTTGAATTTATCATTggttttttcacattttcattcaGGCTTTGACATGATTGCCTTCTAAGGGCTTTAGCATTACTTTAATCAGAACTTAGTTTGAGGCTATTGCAGATTTCTTTTGTCAACTTCTCTCTCCCATATTCtgagaaaaaggacaaaatatttaacatttgatAAATTTCATCCAAAATTGATTTTTGGAACGTGACTGACTTACCTTTTCCTAGTGGTGGCagtgaaaaaaatgcttttggaAGAGAAGTTAGTATGTATCAATATAGAATGTGCATCTCTTTTTTCTGGAATTCATAGAATAGGAATTTTTGATTAGGAGATTCAAATAGAAAATGTGAGTAACACAGCAGTGTGTTGCTGAatttgtaaaaatagaaataattttttatatagtaAAAATCCTTGAAAATGATGGCCACATTTTATAACAGCAAAGTGTAATGGTTTAGTTTAAGAACAtcataggccgggtgtggtggctcatgcccataatccctgtacttcgggaggccaaggtgggtggatgacctaaggtcaggagttcaagaccaacctggccaacatggtgaaaccctgtctctactaaaaatacaaaaggtagctgggtgtggtggtgcatgcctgtaatcccagctacttggggtgctgaggcaggagaattgcttgaacctgggaggcggaagttgcagtgagtcgagatgttgccactgcactctagcctgggcaatagagtgagactcaatcttaaaaaaaaaaaaaaaaaatcacatacctTAAATTCTTGTGTGTCCATGTGAGTGAACAGTGCATCTAGTGATGTGACAGTCTATCCTATGCCCCAACAGCTTCGAAGAGAATGCAGgaattttttcacatttaacttctatattttatttttttcactgagCATTGGTTTTATAGTAAAATACTGTTAGTTTACAGTAACATAGTAAAACTaaaatatagtttgaaaaatTACTAGAAGATATTAATCCCTTACAGTTAAGAAATCTTGTGTCGTCATATAGTATATAAGGCCAAAATTAAAGAATGGAACTCTGGAAATCAATTATAAACACTTGTTCAAAGATGCGGATGCATTGGTGAGAGTGAATATATATTTGCAATGAATGCATTTGAACCTTCTTACGTGCAAATCTGTGCAATCAATACGGTTTTAGTGTAATTCCAGTAGTAGGAATGTTGCTTAGTTCTTGACAGACTTACTCACTGGTTGAATGGATAGATAACCCAGGGCACTGGCTTGTCTTTTTAAGTGCTTGATCTGATTGGGGGAAATGGCTGGGCCTTTCTAGGTACTGTATGGCAAGGAAAATCAAGttgtggaaaaaagaaataataaaatttacaaagaggccaggtgcggttgcttgcgcctgtaatcccaggactttggatggccgaggcagctggatcacctgaggtcacgagtttgagcccagccaggccaacatggtgaaaccccatcactctttaaaaaaaaaaaaaaaaaaaaaaaaaaaaaaaactagtcaggtAAGGTGACAGgtgtctgtaattctagctactcgggagtctgaggcagaagaatcatttgaacccaggaggcagaggttgcagtgagctgagatcgtgccactgcactctagctggggtgacagagggagactctatctcaaaaaaaaaaaaaaaaaaaatctgaagatacAGAGTGGAAATACATAaattttgaggtaaaatttaatAAAGATTCCCTGAGGAAAAGATGTGCATAGGGAGAGAACAGCATGATGCCAGTGAAAACAAACCATGGGAACAGGCAGTTAAACAGGATTTAATACCATTTCTTTCTTAGGTGTTTCTGTGACATTTAAAGCTTATTTGGCTAAAGGCTTTACTCAGCAAAGGGTGTATCTTTATGAGGTTTCTACAGTTTTCTCTACTTGGATTACAATTCCTGTTGTTCCTGGACTGCAACTTCACATGCTAAGTATGTAAAGTCCATGATACCTCAAATTGTGTTAGATATCAGAAATCCTGAGTCTTCGATGTTTAGTTTGCTCTTAGATATCAGGATAGCCCACTAACTCTCTGTAGTTTGGTGGGTTAAGTCAGGGGTCAAAAAACTACCCcctgtgggccaaatccagcccactcCCTTAAAGATTTATTAGAATATAACAGTGCCTATGTTTTAATGTATTATGTATGCTTTCTTGCTGCAGTGTCAGAATTTAGTAGTTGTGACAAAAACTCTGGaccacaaaatctaaaatatgtactttctggccctttacagaaaaaatttacCAACCCTTATGTTAAACCAAAATGATTTGTCTCCCATAACTTAAAAGACCCCAGGTAGAGCAGGACTTAGATCTGCTTCGGTCAGGAttccaaaatgattttcttttgattttcatatCTACCCTTCTGGTTAACCCTGGTCTTTAGGTTCAAGATGAGGCTAGCAACCAGGGAGCACCTATCTTTTCACAGTCAGTGGAAGGGAGGTGCTGTTTCATTTGTAGTGTTGGGTAGTTTACTACTCACCATGTTTGTGGTTCCTCTGGCCTTGATTC
The sequence above is drawn from the Macaca thibetana thibetana isolate TM-01 chromosome 19, ASM2454274v1, whole genome shotgun sequence genome and encodes:
- the ZNF226 gene encoding zinc finger protein 226; translation: MNMFKEAVTFNDVAVAFTEEELGLLGPAQRKLYRDVMVENFRNLLSVGHQPFKQDVSPIERNEQLWIVTTATQRQRNLGEKNQSKLVTIQDRESEEELSCWQIWQQIANDLTRCQDSMINNSQFHKQGDFPCQVGAELSVQISEDENYTVNKADGPSDTGNPEFPILRTQDSWRKTFLTESQRLNRDQQISIKNKLCQCKKGVDPISWISHHDGHRVHKSDKSYRPNDYKKDNMKISTLDQNSMIHTGQKSYQCNECKKPFSDLSSFDLHQQLQSGEKSLTCVERGKGFCYSPVLPVHQKVHVGEKLKCDECGKEFSQGTHLQTHQKVHVIEKPYKCKQCGKGFSRRSALNVHCKVHTGEKPYNCEECGRAFSQASHLQDHQRLHTGEKPFKCDACGKSFSRNSHLQSHQRVHTGEKPYKCEECGKGFICSSNLYIHQRVHTGEKPYKCEECGKGFSRPSSLQAHQGVHTGEKSYICTVCGKGFTLSSNLQAHQRVHTGEKPYKCSECGKSFRRNSHYQVHLVVHTGEKPYKCEICGKGFSQSSYLQIHQKAHSVEKPFKCEECGQGFNQSSRLQIHQLIHKGEKPYKCEECGKGFSRRADLKIHCRIHTGEKPYNCEECGKVFRQASNLLAHQRVHSGEKPFKCEECGKSFGRSAHLQAHQKVHTGEKPYKCDECGKGFKWSLNLDMHQRVHTGEKPYKCGECGKYFSQASSLQLHQSVHTGEKPYKCDMCGKVFSRSSQLQSHQRVHTGEKPYKCEICGKSFSWRSNLTIHHRIHVGDKSYKNNRGGKNIRESTQEKKSIK